From the genome of ANME-2 cluster archaeon:
TGAAACCCATCTTTTCAAAAAATCCCCTGGCCGTGGTCCTTACATATATCCGGTCGGCCATACCCTTTGCCCTTTGCTCCAGCGTTTCGAGAAGCCTCCGCCCGACCCCTTTGTTCTTCCATCCTGGCAGTACTGCGATAGACCTCACCTCTACCACGCCCGCGCTAGTATCCAGGCATCCACATCCTGCGACCTTGCCTCCTTTCTCGGCTACGATGAACTGGTCAATGTTGTCCTCTACCAGTTCGGTCTCAAGTATGTACTGTGACAGGATGCCTGTGATGTACGGTAAATCTCCGGTACCGGCATTCCTGATATTGACGCTCACGTATCGGGAATATGAAGTTATTAATATTTAAAATAAGGTAAAGGAGCGGTGTTTGACCGCTCCGCAGCGGATACAATCACTTTTCTGAATTGGTTTCGGATTCGCCGGATGACTGTTCATCCTTTTTCTTGAAGATGTGGATGTCGGACCTATCAGGAGACATTGCCTTCTCTTTCAAAGCCTCCCCGGCTTTCATTGTTTCCTGGGTTTCCTTTACCAGGGCTTCCTCTATCTTCTCGACTTCCCG
Proteins encoded in this window:
- a CDS encoding GNAT family N-acetyltransferase produces the protein MSVNIRNAGTGDLPYITGILSQYILETELVEDNIDQFIVAEKGGKVAGCGCLDTSAGVVEVRSIAVLPGWKNKGVGRRLLETLEQRAKGMADRIYVRTTARGFFEKMGFRALDNSQKPVLWQDCAGCDKLGVCMQVPMVRELR